A region of the Leeuwenhoekiella sp. MAR_2009_132 genome:
CTCGAGATAGGGCATTAGGATCAAGTTTTGCTTTCTGAGTTTTATTTAGTCCAAGGCTTAAAAGTGTTCTTGCAATCACCACTTCAAAAGCATTTGGTTTTTTTACCAGATCTAGCCAGGGAGAAGTGATAAGTGCTCCGGCAGGAGGTAGCGAGGTTAATAATAAGTAGCGTAAAACAATACCACCACCCATACTGTGACCGTAGATAAAAACGGGTAAACCCTCGTTTTCGAGAACTGCTTTTTCATAGATATAGTCAACGGCAAGTATAAAATCTTGTAATGATTGTACAACCCCTGGTTTACCGCTAGATTTACCGTGACCCGGTAAGTCTATAGCGTAGCAAGAAATACCGCAGGTGTTAAAATGACGGGTTACGTGCTCGTATCTTCCCAGATGTTCTCCAAAACCGTGAATAAGACAAACGACAGCTTTGGGATTTGCAACCCTCCAGGATTTGCCAAAGAGCTCATGTCGTGAGGTTTGCCCTTGAAATGTTTCGGTAGAAACTTCTTCAAACATATTTTTAGTTTAGGACTTTAAAATAAGAAAACTTTGCGTAATTTTGCACACCTTTTAGCAATGTTAGGAAGCATAAAAGGACTTCGATATCGGTTTTAATCGGTATGTGTTGAAAACAAATGAATTAAACCTCTTTTATGGTTTTGTGTTGTTTAGCTTCCGCGAAAGCGTAAAATACAAATTATTAATCAGCAATGGCTGAAGAAAACCAAAATCCGGAAACTGCTCCTGCAGTTGAAGAAACAAGCACTGCTCAAGCAGCAGCGCCAAAAAACTACAAAAGCGCTTCTCAAGAAAATCCTGAGAAATTTCTAGAAGAATTTAACTGGCACAACTACGAAGAAGGAATTGATCCTATCGACGATGAGAAGCTAAGTGAATTTGAGAAATTAG
Encoded here:
- a CDS encoding alpha/beta hydrolase, which produces MFEEVSTETFQGQTSRHELFGKSWRVANPKAVVCLIHGFGEHLGRYEHVTRHFNTCGISCYAIDLPGHGKSSGKPGVVQSLQDFILAVDYIYEKAVLENEGLPVFIYGHSMGGGIVLRYLLLTSLPPAGALITSPWLDLVKKPNAFEVVIARTLLSLGLNKTQKAKLDPNALSRDTTIGQNYLNDPLVHSIASIRMYFALNDNGVYLMDKKFDFQTPILLAHGTADTITKYRASQILASRHPNQITLKLWDGLRHETHNELNKEEVLNFYSNWILNRLK